The genomic interval AGGCGGTGCGGGACGCCGAACAGGCCTGCCCGGAACGCGCCATCACGATCGAGTAGGGCCCGGGTTCGGTTCCGGCGCGGGTAGTCCGATGGTGATGGCGGCGTTCAGGATTCCCAGATCCGCGCCGAGTTCGGCGGCGAGGGCGCGTGCCACCGCGATGTCCTTGCCGAGGAATTCGCCGACCGAGGCGCGGAAGGCGTCGACGGCGCCCTTGGCCGCGATGCTCGCCAGGGCACGGCCGCTGCTGCTGGCGTGCGGCAGCGCGGCGAGCAGGGTCGATTCCTCGAGTCCCAGCTGGCCGCCGAGGCGTACGGCGTCGGCGACGAGACCGATCTGGGCGGCGAACAGCGTGTTGTTGACCAGCTTGACGCGCTGCCCGGCGCCCGTGCCGCCGACATGCAGTACCGGATCGGCATAGGCGGAGAAGACATCTCGCGCGCGGGCGATCGCGGCGCTCGTGCCGCCCGCGAACACGGTGAGGTGTCCGGCCGCGATATCGTGCGGGCCGCCGCTCACCGGCGCGTCGACCACCTCGATGCCGCGCGGCCGCGGCGCGTCGGCGATGGCGGCCACCGTCCGCGGGCTGCCGGTGGTGTGCACGACGACCACGGCGCCGCGTGGCAGGACGGACAGCACCGGGCCGTCCAGGCACACCTCACGCACCTGCTCGTCGCTGAACACGCACACGACGAAGACCGCTGCGCCATGGGCAGCCGCGGCAGCGGATTCGACCGGCTCGGCACCGAAACCGGCCAGCGCCGAACAGCTTTCGGTCGTCCGCCCCACCACCCGTACCGTATGCCCGGCGCCCACCAGCCGGTCGACCATCGGCCGCCCCATGCGCCCGGCCCCCGCGAACCCGATCAGCACCGCGACCTCCGCGCCGAGTATCGCCCGCCGCAGCCGGGGCGGTGGCGGCCCGGCGTCGCGGCCCCGGCGGTGCGCGGGCAGCCCCGTGCGGGGGAGCGCGTAGGGGTCGGCATCGCGGTTCGGGTCGCGGGTGAGCAGTCGTTCGCGGGGTAGCGTGCGGGCCTCAGCATCGCGGTTCCGGTGACGGGTGTGCTGTTCTGCGATCGGGCGGGTTCGGCATGGCGAAATCCCTTCAGCGAGTGCGGTTCATGAACGCGAGGGTGGTGTCGGCGGCGTCGAGCACGATGCCCGGGCGCACGCCCGAGGCGTCGGCGAGGTCGGCGATCAGGCCGACGTCCTTGCGGAGGAGGTCACCGGCGTGGGCGGCGAGGCGGTCGAGGGTACCGCCGGCGGCGACGACGCGGCCCAGGGCGAAGCTGTCGGCGGTGCCGTGCGTGATCACCTCGCCGAGCCGGGCGGGGTCGATGCCCAGCGCCCCGGCCAGGGTCAGGGTACTGGTGGCCGTGGCCAGGTTCGCGGTGAACAGCAGGTTGTTGAGCAGCTTGGCGGTCTGCCCGGCACCGACGTCACCGAGGTGCACGATCGGGTTCGCGTAGGTCTCGAATACCGGGCGGCCGCGCTGCACCGCCTCGGCGTCTCCGCCGACCATCACCAGCAGCGTGCCCGCCTCCGCTGCCATTCCGCCGCCGCTGACCGGCGCGTCGAGGAGCGTCACCCGTTGCGCCGCGGCCACTTTCGCCAGTTCCCGGCAGGTTTCGGGATGTACCGTGGAGTGCACGGCGACGATCGATCCCGGTGCGATCCCGGCCAGCACGCCGTCGTCGCGGGTGAGCACCTCCCGCACGTCGTCGTCGCCGACCACGCACAGGCACACCAGGTCGCTCCGCGCGGCCAGCGCGGCGGGGGAGCCGGCGGTGGTGGCCGGGGTGTCGGCGAAGGGTTCCAGCGACGCCGCGCGCCGCGCCCACAGCGTGGTGGGGTACCCGCTCTCGGCGATGCGCCGCGCCATCGGGCCACCCTGACTGCCCAATCCGATGAATCCGACCCGCATCAGCGCACCTGGTCCTTCGTCGTCGATACGGTGGTGGAATCCTGCGCGGGGCGGTAGAAGACGGCGAGCAGCCCGGCCGTGGCCAGCACGCCCAGGATCAGCGCGATGCCGCCACCGGCCCACCCGGTGATCTCGATGCCCGCCGCGTGATCCACCGACAGCCACCCCGGCCCGAGCAGGCCCAGCGCCAGCGCGGCGACCGCCAGCACGAGCACGTACTCGTAGCCCTCCTTGAACACGAAGAACCCGTTGCGCCGGTGCGCCAGCAGCCCGGCGACCAGCATCACCGACACGATCGCCGCCGCGGCGAACGGGGTGAGCAGCCCGAGCGCCAGCAACGCTCCCGCTCCCACCTCGGTGAGCACACTCAGCCACGCCTGGAGTACGCCGTTGCGCAGCCCGAGCGAGGCGAACCAGCGGCCCGTGCCCGCGATCCTGCCGCCGCCGATCCAGTGGTTGACGCCGTGCGCGATCATCGTGCCGCCCACGACCAGTCGCAGCAGCAACAGCGCTACATCGCCGGCCTCCATATGCCTCACCTCCCTGGCGGCGTCTGCGCGCCGCCGTCGAATTGCCGTGCGGGACCGGAGAACTCACCGGTCGCGGCGGCCACCACGCACTCCTCGACGAAGCCGAGCAGCTTCAGGTGGTACGCCGCAGCCGTGTACCCCAGGCTGATGTTGTGCCCGGTGTTCGGCTGCAGATTGACTACCACCCGCGGCGCCGCTGTGAACAGTGCCGCGATCCCGGCGAGTTCCTCGGGATCGTTGCGCCACACCGTCTCGTGGTCGCCGGCGCTCCAGCGCACCGGAATTCGCACCATTCCGGCCAGCCGGGGGAGTTCGCGGTCGGGCCAGTCGGTGATCGCCGCCGCCTCCAGCTTGGGGCCGGGTACGCCGATCGCCGCGCCGCCCACCAGATCCGGTGGATACAGCCGGTCGGGGTGCCACAGCAGCGCGCCGAGCCCCGGCGGCCGGGTGCCGTGCGGCCGCGGGCTCCACAGCACGCGCTCGGCCTCGGGATGATGCCGTCGCCCGCTGCCCGCGAGTTCCACGCCCAGCAGCGCGCGGCCGCGGCGGTCCTCGGCCGACATGCGCAGGGCGAGTTCGCATCCGGCCGAGTGGGCCACGAGGAATACGCCCGCACCGCGGGGCCGGTCGCCGAGGTGGGCGTCGATGCCGCCGTACATCAGCCCGACGCGGCGTTCCGGCCGGGTCAGCCGGTCCGCGAACGGGCCCGAATTCCCGTAGCCGGGCCGGTCGAGCGCCAGCACCGTGTACCCGAGTCGGCGGGCGGTGCGCAGCAGCGAGAGCCCGGGATGGCCCGGGCAGTCGAAGTACGCCGACGTCGTACCGCCGCCGTGCAAGGCCACCAGTACCGCGCGCGGCGACGGCGCCTCGGCCAGTAGTCCCGATACCGGGATGCCGTCCACGTCGGCGAGCACCGCGGCGGGCGCGCCGTCGTCGGCCGGCAGCAGCTCGGTCTGCGTGAGAGTCATTGCGCGACATTCGTGTTCACGGCGATCACGACTGCGTCCGCAGCAGTATCGCGCCGCCGGGCGTGAGCCCGCCGCTGGACACGACCGCGACCCGGGCGCCGTCGACCTGCCGCGCGCCCGCCGTCCCGCGCAGCTGCACCACCGCCTCGTGCAGCAGGCCCATGCCGTGCGTGCGGCCGTGCGAGAGCTGGCCGCCGTGCGTGTTGACCGGAATCGTGCCGTCGCGGGCGATGGCCTTGCCGCCGTGGAGGAAGTCCTTGGCCTCGCCGATACCGCAGAACCCGAGCGCCTCGATCCAGGACAGGCAGTTGAAGGTGAAGCCGTCGTAGAGTTCGGCGACGTCGACGTCGGCGGGCCGCAGCTCGGTGCGGCTCCACAGGTGCGCGGCGGGCCCGAGCACCTGCGGCTCGTGGGTCAGCGTGCTCTGGTCCCACTCGATGCGCTCGATGATCTGGGTGCCCACGGCCTCCACCAGTATCGGCGGCACCGCGAGATCGCGCGCGGCGTCCTTCGCCGACACGATCACCGCGATGGCGCCGTCGCAGGGCACGTCGCAGTCATAGAGGCCGAACGGGGTGGTGATGGTCCGGGCGGTGAGATAGTCGTCCATGGTGAGCGGATCCCGGTACACCGCGGTGGGTTCCAGTTCGGCGTTGGCGCGCTGGTTCAGCGCGATCCAGCCGAGCGTCTCACGGGTGGTGCCGTAGCGGTGGAAGTGCCGCTGCGCGTTCTGGGCCAGGGTGTGCGCGGCGGAGGTGGCGCCGAAGGGCATCATCCAGCTGGTGGTGCGCCCGCCCGACGGCTTGATCCGGCCGGTCCTCATCAGCTCGTTGAACGTCGCCTCCCACAGCGTGCGGAAGCACAGCACGTGCCGAGCCAGCCCGGCCGCGACGGCCGTCATCGCGGCAATCACCGAGCCGCCCGGACCGAAGGTCTCGATGCCGCCGTTGTGCCAGGTGGGCCGCAGGCCGAGGGCGGCCTCCACGGCGGTGATGCCGCCCTCGCCGAATCCGCCCAGATTGCCGCCGCCCGGATAGGAGGCGAGGCCGTCGATGTCGTCTAGGGTCAGCCCGGCATCGGCGACGGCGCGCTCACACGCCTCCACGGTCAACTCCAGCGGCGGCACCATCAGCCGCCGGCCCAGCCGGGACATGCCGATCCCGGTGAGCGCCACCTTGTCCTCGAACTTGTCCTGCCGGATCATCGGCCGCACGTGTTCGGCGAACCGGCTGGGGTCGATCTCGTCCACCGGCAGCGGGGCGGGCGAGGGCTGCTCGGCGGCGGGCCGGAACAGCGGCAGCCAGACATCGTCGTCGCGCCGGAACACGACCTCCAGCCGCATGCCCAGGGCCAGCTCGTCGGGGTCGGTGTCGATGATGTTGGTGGTCAAGCGGACTCGCGGATCCTCCACCAGCGCCACCTGTGCCACCACGTAGGGGGCCGGGAGCCCGGGCATCGAGAACCGGTGATTCACCGTGAAACTCGACAGCACGGCCGCGCCGGACACCTCCCGCACGCCCAGATCGTGCCCGCGGCAGTACCGGCACAGCGGCTGCGGCGGATGGATCAGCGCGGCGCAGGACCGGCACTCCTGGATCCGCAGCGTGCCGTCGGCGCCCGCGGTCCAGAAGAATTCGGTGTCCGGGGTGAGCAGGGGCAGTGGCCGCCCGGACGGCTCGGCCCGCGATGCAGGGGTCTGCTCGGCCACAGCGCCTCCTCGTGATGTCGCAAGCCGCCGCCGCGGCCGGGGCGCAGCGCCGCCGCGGCCGGGGTCGCCGGATGCTGTGTGGTGTCCGGCTATTCGGCGATGGAGATCGCGCGTTCGGGGCACGAGTGCACGGCCTCGCGTACCTGTTCGCGCTGGTCGTCGGGGACCGATTCGTCGACCGGGGACGAATGGCCGTCGATCTCGCTCAGTTCGAACGACTTCGGGGCGATCATCGCGCACAGCGTGTGCCCTTGGCAGCGTTCCTGATCGACATGGACCTTCACGACGTACTTCCTCTCGGATGGGACAGCGGTGGTGGGCGGGCTCAGGTGTTGCGCCC from Nocardia wallacei carries:
- a CDS encoding NAD(P)-dependent oxidoreductase; this translates as MLIGFAGAGRMGRPMVDRLVGAGHTVRVVGRTTESCSALAGFGAEPVESAAAAAHGAAVFVVCVFSDEQVREVCLDGPVLSVLPRGAVVVVHTTGSPRTVAAIADAPRPRGIEVVDAPVSGGPHDIAAGHLTVFAGGTSAAIARARDVFSAYADPVLHVGGTGAGQRVKLVNNTLFAAQIGLVADAVRLGGQLGLEESTLLAALPHASSSGRALASIAAKGAVDAFRASVGEFLGKDIAVARALAAELGADLGILNAAITIGLPAPEPNPGPTRS
- a CDS encoding NAD(P)-dependent oxidoreductase, encoding MRVGFIGLGSQGGPMARRIAESGYPTTLWARRAASLEPFADTPATTAGSPAALAARSDLVCLCVVGDDDVREVLTRDDGVLAGIAPGSIVAVHSTVHPETCRELAKVAAAQRVTLLDAPVSGGGMAAEAGTLLVMVGGDAEAVQRGRPVFETYANPIVHLGDVGAGQTAKLLNNLLFTANLATATSTLTLAGALGIDPARLGEVITHGTADSFALGRVVAAGGTLDRLAAHAGDLLRKDVGLIADLADASGVRPGIVLDAADTTLAFMNRTR
- a CDS encoding DoxX family protein, giving the protein MEAGDVALLLLRLVVGGTMIAHGVNHWIGGGRIAGTGRWFASLGLRNGVLQAWLSVLTEVGAGALLALGLLTPFAAAAIVSVMLVAGLLAHRRNGFFVFKEGYEYVLVLAVAALALGLLGPGWLSVDHAAGIEITGWAGGGIALILGVLATAGLLAVFYRPAQDSTTVSTTKDQVR
- a CDS encoding alpha/beta hydrolase; amino-acid sequence: MTLTQTELLPADDGAPAAVLADVDGIPVSGLLAEAPSPRAVLVALHGGGTTSAYFDCPGHPGLSLLRTARRLGYTVLALDRPGYGNSGPFADRLTRPERRVGLMYGGIDAHLGDRPRGAGVFLVAHSAGCELALRMSAEDRRGRALLGVELAGSGRRHHPEAERVLWSPRPHGTRPPGLGALLWHPDRLYPPDLVGGAAIGVPGPKLEAAAITDWPDRELPRLAGMVRIPVRWSAGDHETVWRNDPEELAGIAALFTAAPRVVVNLQPNTGHNISLGYTAAAYHLKLLGFVEECVVAAATGEFSGPARQFDGGAQTPPGR
- a CDS encoding thiolase C-terminal domain-containing protein yields the protein MAEQTPASRAEPSGRPLPLLTPDTEFFWTAGADGTLRIQECRSCAALIHPPQPLCRYCRGHDLGVREVSGAAVLSSFTVNHRFSMPGLPAPYVVAQVALVEDPRVRLTTNIIDTDPDELALGMRLEVVFRRDDDVWLPLFRPAAEQPSPAPLPVDEIDPSRFAEHVRPMIRQDKFEDKVALTGIGMSRLGRRLMVPPLELTVEACERAVADAGLTLDDIDGLASYPGGGNLGGFGEGGITAVEAALGLRPTWHNGGIETFGPGGSVIAAMTAVAAGLARHVLCFRTLWEATFNELMRTGRIKPSGGRTTSWMMPFGATSAAHTLAQNAQRHFHRYGTTRETLGWIALNQRANAELEPTAVYRDPLTMDDYLTARTITTPFGLYDCDVPCDGAIAVIVSAKDAARDLAVPPILVEAVGTQIIERIEWDQSTLTHEPQVLGPAAHLWSRTELRPADVDVAELYDGFTFNCLSWIEALGFCGIGEAKDFLHGGKAIARDGTIPVNTHGGQLSHGRTHGMGLLHEAVVQLRGTAGARQVDGARVAVVSSGGLTPGGAILLRTQS
- a CDS encoding ferredoxin, with the translated sequence MKVHVDQERCQGHTLCAMIAPKSFELSEIDGHSSPVDESVPDDQREQVREAVHSCPERAISIAE